The genomic region ACGAAAAATTGATTTACCGCTACTTAAAAAAGAACGAAAAAGAACTCTTAGATATCATTGCCATAAACATTAATAAGCCAGTTCATCAAGTAGCTTCTTTATTAATGAGTATGGAACTTAAAGGTGTGATAAAACCACTGCCTGGGAAGATGTTTATGTTGGTGTGATATTTAAACTTTATTGAGAATAAGCATTGCTCCGTTGGGCAAATAATCAGCTGTAGAAGTACATTGAGAATTATTAGGCAATGGGTCGCTTGTAATTCCCTGTGGTGAACCTTGAGTTATTATAACCTGCAATTCTGTTTTAGATGCGCCAACAACACTCCAATTTTGTTGAGGCACCTCAGGTTTTACATAAATCTTTCGAGTATTACCGCATGCATCGTGTAGGTTCAAGCCGAAATATCCATCTAAATGGTATAAAATACCATGAAACTCAGACAAACCAGATTGAGCTGAGCTCACCACTATATTACCATTAGAATCTTTAATGTCATATTTGATGTTTATAAAATCTTCTTCGATATTACTGTAAGAATTATAAACTCTCGCTTTATAAATTCGAAAAACTATTGTGTTTCCATTATAGATACCAGTCCAATTTCCGACAAAAGAATCTAACGTATTATTCAAATCATGTATTTTAGTAACCTCTTGAGGTAAGTCTAACTTATTGTCCGAATAATAAGCGGCTTGTTCCAAAGAGAGAATGTCTTGAGCATTTGACAATATTGAGACAAAAAGGAATGCTATTGTTATTTTAAACTTCATCATGGCATTTATTAAAAGAGAATGAAAAAGTACTAATTAGATATAGTTCACATTAACAAACCAGTCCATTTAGTTGCTTCTTTATTAATGAGTATGGAATTTAAAGGTGTGATTAAATCATTGCCTGGGAAATTGTTTATGCTGGCATGATTTAGTTATAATATTCGTACTCAATTAATGAAACTTCGTTATTAATTTCACTAAAACTAATTCTAATAACTTCTGAACCCAACTTGTATACTATTCTTTTAGTGCCATCACTATAAGTTAATATACTTGGATTTCCTAGCAAGGATATATTATCACCGACTTTTATATAAATACCATTAATGAAAAGACTTTTGGAATTATCAAATAATTTAATATTTGTTAATTGATAATCTTGAATGTTATTAGGAGTAAGAAATTGTTCTCCATCTTGAAATAATAAATAAATTGAATTAGATTCATACTCTTTCCAATGCCCTGGATCTTCTCCTGAATTAATGTTAAATGAAACAGGAATTAGCGATTGAATGGTCGTAGTGTTCCCTTTTGAATTTATTATGTCAGTTAGCAAAACATTATCAAACCTTATAGTGTTATAAACTGATTCAGGTAAATCATTGGTTTGACAACTTACTGAAGTTGTGTAAATAGAAATTAATATTAGAACTAAATTTTTCATGTTTAAGTATTAATCACAACCAGAAGTAGTTACCTCTCCTGTCGTGTTGTTAAAAATTGTTTTGAAATAATTTAATGGGTCGACAGCACTATAACTTGATGTGCCATTTTGTTTTAATTTGACTTTAATATGAACATGAGACTCCGTAGTTCCTTCATCTATTCCATTTTGTAAATTACCTGAATTACTTTGATATCCAATAATATCTCCAGCTTTCACATCTCCAGTAACCCTTGTGTTTTCAGCTAAGTGGAAGTACATTGTTTTGATCTTGTCGTCACCATAGTCTGAAGTTATAATAACATAATAACCAGCGCCCGAAGTTTGTGTTGCTAAACTTGCAGTACCATCGAACATCGCGTACACGGCATTTCCTTGTGCATTTGCAATATCCATTCCTCCATGTTTTTGTGTATTACAAGAAGGGACTCCTCTAGTTTTACCATACATGCCACCTTTTTTACCGCAAACTGTTAATTGTTCCTGTATTTCTGGGTTTAACACAGGATCTCCATGGTCACAATCACTACAAGGTTTAGTTGAATCGTAGTCTTTATTGGTTGGACTATTTCCTTTAGGACAATCCAAATATTCAATTGGGTAATAAAAAGCCAATGCTGTTGTACCATCATTTTTAACATAACTACGTTCCTCTTTTTCACCGCTAACATTAACTTCACTATCACTATCTATCTTACCGGTATCACAATTGGTCTCATCAATAATTTCTCCATTTTCATTTCTAAAGTTATCTTGACTTGAGGTTGTGTTGTCACCAATTGTCGCAGTACTATTTGTAAAAGCACTCTCGTGAAGATATCCAGTTTTATACTCACAGTCTTCAGGAATGCACTCACATTTTTCTGGATCTAACTTCTCATTATTCTGACACACCAAATAGCAATCGTCATCATCAACAGGATCCAGCGCATCACCATCATTAGGAGTGGTTCCTATTTCATCGGGTTCTCCTGAATCATTTCGGTCTGTAGGACCACTACCGCCAGGATTATCATCGGTACCAAATGGGTCATGACTCGTTCTACCACCACTTTGACATCTGGTAACCCAGCCACCGGTGCAGGTTCTCGTTGCTCCATTTGAAGTTCCCCACCATCTAGTACATGTGGCTCCTTGAGAAACAGTATGCTTATCCCTACCTTTACAAGTAGTCTCTACACATGTTTCCTGCCAGCTGGTAACTGCAATCTCATTCCAACCACATCCATTTACATCATTTTTATAGAGTCTATTACCTGCATAATTTCTAGCCATGGCGTTATTAATATCATAAATACCGTCTTGTAGGACTGGATAATCAATCGTAAACTGATATAATGTACTATCGTTATAGACGGTCAACACATAATTTTTCAGCACTTGTTGTCTTTCTAAACTGTCCTGAACTACTTGAAAAGTATAAGATTTATAAAAATCACTTTCTAGCAGTTGTATTCTACTCGTATCAATTTGAATGCCATAGCCCGTTGAATCCGCACTCTTATTTTGGTACCCTAATATATCTTGAGTGTTTTGAGCAATAAGAGAAGATTGTTTCAAAGTCTCATAAGAAACAATATTCATTTTTAAATTATGACCAACTGTCTTCTGAAGAATAGGTAAATCTTCATCCTTCTCACAAGAAGTAACAGCAATCAATGAAAACAAAAGCAAACCAATAATGGTAAAAATTGAAGAATTCTTCCTGAACATACATAATAAATTTAATCATTAAATAGTCATCAAGGATTTGATACCATTTAACTGTTCTACTATGTATTCATCATGGGGAACTCAAATCTAGTTCAAATTATGTAAGAAAAAAAAGCTAGTTAACATTGTTTTGACTTTTATACCATATAACAAATGTTCCTTACCTGTTTAAAATTAGTCGAATTACAAAAACAATATCGCCAAATGTTATCGCTTTATAAAGAGAAATTCCTGAAAAGTAAATTGCCTCACTTTGCCAATAATGACAGTATTTAATCAGTTGGTTTGTTTATTAAAATCCCAACTTCTCCCTAACACGTTTCAATGTAGCATTTGCGATTAAGGTAGCTTTTACAGCACCTGCTTCTAGAGCAGCATCAATCTCGTACTTGTTTTCCATAACGTGGTTGTAGCGTTCTCTAATATTAATTATAAGTGCATATACGGAACCATCATCATTAACAATCATTTAAAAAACACCTTCTTGAAAATCTTCATTGGTCTCCTGATAATAATTTCTTAATATTCTTAAAACATTCCAAGAGAACATAGGGTAAATTCGTACTGGATGTGTGTTACAATATATTAAAGTGTAAACAATAAGCTGAATATTACTCCAATTAAATTCTAGTAAGAACAAAATGTTCATTTGTGGGGAAAATATGTGGGCTTGCTCCATTAGGACATTCATCGTTAGTTAACAATTCTCTAGCTGGATCCAGATAAACGGTAAGTTGGTTAGGTGTTATAGTAGGTAGATTAGTAGTATCAGAAAGCACCATAGAAAAAGTACCTGCTTGTGCACATCCATCGAAGCCAACATAGGTTGCTGTATAAAAACCTTCAGATGTGAATCGTTGTCCAGTGATATCATAAGACTTATCTGGTATATTCAATGTTTGAGCTAAACTGACCCCATTGGAGTCTTCTATTTTATATTTAATATTTAATACATCTATTGCGACTCCATCAGAAGGGTCTTTATATTTTGAAATAACAAAAGTATAAATTTTGCCAGCATAGATTCCTGTAAAAGTACCGACGAAAGGGTCTAATCTGTTATTAACGTCTTTAATGTAAGTGATATCATCTGGAATGCTAGATCCATCATCATCAGCATAAATAGTGAACGTATCTAAGCTCATAATTACATCTTGAGCCTTCAATGGATTTGTATAAATAGTCAAAATTAATATGAGTATTGAAATAATTTTAATTTTCATAAAATAAAACTTAGCACAACTGATTTACTGTTTAAACATAACATACTCACCTTGCCATGGTAAATCAGGATCACTAATTACGCGGTCCGCAGGACCACTAGGGTTAGTAAGGCCGAACCCGATATATGCTTTAAGTGCATCTTGTCCGTTAATGACTCGATGTTTTAATATCATTTCCCCATAATGTTCGTTAGAATTAGGATCCATAAAACTAACTCTTAATCTTAACTCACCTGTATTACAATCATTTAAAGGAATATAAAAACAATCCCTTAAAATGGAATTTCCATAAATCTCATGTCTTGAAAACGATGGTTGTAGTATAGTGTCATTTAGCCTTATCAAAGTATTAACTATTTCTACACCGTTTTTAATATATTGATATTCACCTCTTATACGATCTTCATAATAACTACCATTATAATACATAACCTCTTTTTCTAATACTATTTTTAAGGAATTGTTACCATCTGTAAAAAGCCAAGTGCCTTCGAAACTATCTAACTCATTATTATTATCTTTATAATAAGCATTATCTATATTTCTAAAACCTTGATCTTGTAGTGTTAAAACGGGTTGTTGTGCGTAATTATAAAAGTGTACGAGCGTTATTAAAAGAGTTATTATGTATTTCATAATGATTAATTTACTTACAAGTAGTAGACACTACTTGATCTTTATTATTATTTAATTCTAACAGATTCCAATTCGATAAATTTTGATCGGCAGCCTCATAAAGTGTTGCCCCATAAGATTCAAAGAATTTTAAAAAGGTTAATTCTAGATTACTATTTTGAGCATAATCTTTTCTTAAATTTTCATTTAAAAAATCTATTTTTTCTTGAGTT from Nonlabens arenilitoris harbors:
- a CDS encoding M23 family metallopeptidase, which translates into the protein MFRKNSSIFTIIGLLLFSLIAVTSCEKDEDLPILQKTVGHNLKMNIVSYETLKQSSLIAQNTQDILGYQNKSADSTGYGIQIDTSRIQLLESDFYKSYTFQVVQDSLERQQVLKNYVLTVYNDSTLYQFTIDYPVLQDGIYDINNAMARNYAGNRLYKNDVNGCGWNEIAVTSWQETCVETTCKGRDKHTVSQGATCTRWWGTSNGATRTCTGGWVTRCQSGGRTSHDPFGTDDNPGGSGPTDRNDSGEPDEIGTTPNDGDALDPVDDDDCYLVCQNNEKLDPEKCECIPEDCEYKTGYLHESAFTNSTATIGDNTTSSQDNFRNENGEIIDETNCDTGKIDSDSEVNVSGEKEERSYVKNDGTTALAFYYPIEYLDCPKGNSPTNKDYDSTKPCSDCDHGDPVLNPEIQEQLTVCGKKGGMYGKTRGVPSCNTQKHGGMDIANAQGNAVYAMFDGTASLATQTSGAGYYVIITSDYGDDKIKTMYFHLAENTRVTGDVKAGDIIGYQSNSGNLQNGIDEGTTESHVHIKVKLKQNGTSSYSAVDPLNYFKTIFNNTTGEVTTSGCD
- a CDS encoding DUF6705 family protein; its protein translation is MKIKIISILILILTIYTNPLKAQDVIMSLDTFTIYADDDGSSIPDDITYIKDVNNRLDPFVGTFTGIYAGKIYTFVISKYKDPSDGVAIDVLNIKYKIEDSNGVSLAQTLNIPDKSYDITGQRFTSEGFYTATYVGFDGCAQAGTFSMVLSDTTNLPTITPNQLTVYLDPARELLTNDECPNGASPHIFPTNEHFVLTRI
- a CDS encoding DUF6705 family protein, giving the protein MKYIITLLITLVHFYNYAQQPVLTLQDQGFRNIDNAYYKDNNNELDSFEGTWLFTDGNNSLKIVLEKEVMYYNGSYYEDRIRGEYQYIKNGVEIVNTLIRLNDTILQPSFSRHEIYGNSILRDCFYIPLNDCNTGELRLRVSFMDPNSNEHYGEMILKHRVINGQDALKAYIGFGLTNPSGPADRVISDPDLPWQGEYVMFKQ